In one Chitinophaga sancti genomic region, the following are encoded:
- a CDS encoding sensor histidine kinase, translating to MSTHLFTNFIPSIPLQAVMHFYNYESGDIISMLPLIGMWSIISVFIFMLYKIERYKKKEFMLLNRIHEQQEHELDIQEAERRRIAEDLHDEIGSSLAAIRMNLQSLSYNSVHDEQRATSLLKLVDQTSQNVRRATHNLIPPHFETTPFTSILQSYFSSLDSGNTIAFQYYCNAYQHCFSTRQELLIYRIVIELTHNIIRHAQASEASIQLLFCPTYLEIMVEDNGIGLPPAIQQGIGLNSVHSRVRSLAGKIHIDSGRGGTTFIIHVPVSC from the coding sequence ATGAGCACTCATCTGTTCACGAACTTTATCCCCTCAATTCCGCTACAGGCGGTCATGCATTTTTATAACTATGAATCAGGGGACATTATCAGTATGCTGCCTTTGATTGGCATGTGGAGTATCATTTCTGTGTTCATTTTCATGCTATACAAAATCGAGCGCTACAAAAAGAAAGAATTCATGCTTCTCAACCGCATTCACGAACAACAGGAACATGAACTTGACATCCAGGAAGCGGAACGCCGCCGCATTGCCGAAGACCTGCACGATGAAATAGGTAGTAGTCTTGCGGCCATCAGGATGAACCTGCAAAGCCTCAGCTACAACTCAGTGCACGATGAACAGCGGGCCACCTCTCTATTGAAACTGGTAGACCAGACCAGCCAGAATGTGCGGCGGGCTACGCACAACCTCATTCCCCCTCATTTTGAAACCACTCCCTTTACGTCTATATTACAATCCTATTTTTCTTCCCTCGATTCCGGGAACACTATTGCCTTTCAGTATTATTGCAACGCCTATCAGCATTGTTTCAGCACCAGGCAGGAACTATTGATTTACCGGATTGTCATAGAACTGACCCATAACATTATCAGGCATGCACAGGCTTCGGAAGCCAGTATACAGCTCCTCTTCTGCCCTACTTACCTTGAAATTATGGTAGAGGACAATGGAATTGGGCTTCCTCCTGCTATTCAGCAAGGCATTGGTCTTAACAGTGTACATTCGCGGGTCAGATCGCTGGCAGGAAAAATTCACATAGACAGCGGAAGGGGTGGTACTACCTTTATCATTCATGTACCTGTAAGCTGCTAA
- a CDS encoding sigma-54 interaction domain-containing protein, translating to MDNIQSIKNRFGIIGNSPVLNYALQVAAQVANTDLTVLIVGESGVGKEAFSNIIHSLSARKHNPFIAVNCGAIPEGTIDSELFGHEKGSFTGALDSRKGYFETVNGGTIFLDEIGEMPLGTQARLLRVLETGEFIRVGSSKVQKTDVRVITATNRDLLDYTQQGKFREDLYYRLNTVPIRVPSLRDRKEDIPLLFRKFCLDFAERYKTTSIQLDEEARNILVNYLWRGNVRELKNMAEQISVLAHDKLITARELRRFLPEQPETPRLPMLAAPQPKANGDFSNERDILYKLFFDMKKDVTELKKMFFEVLQNPNLAHASSSNFQDNHVLHSFHPQPEVTTNVTSTAIAAPQQPIIIQDNNKIDLHEEVEETLSIADKEKELIVKALKKHKGKRKDAALDLGISERTLYRKLKEYNINE from the coding sequence ATGGATAACATACAGTCCATTAAAAACAGGTTTGGCATTATAGGAAATTCACCGGTACTCAACTATGCCCTGCAGGTGGCCGCCCAGGTGGCTAATACAGACCTGACGGTATTGATAGTCGGGGAAAGCGGCGTTGGTAAAGAAGCATTTTCCAATATCATCCACTCATTAAGTGCCCGTAAACATAACCCTTTCATCGCTGTCAACTGCGGTGCTATTCCCGAGGGAACAATCGATTCCGAGTTGTTCGGACATGAAAAAGGATCATTTACCGGTGCGCTGGATAGTCGTAAAGGTTATTTTGAAACTGTGAACGGCGGTACCATTTTCCTCGATGAAATTGGTGAAATGCCATTAGGCACACAGGCCCGCCTGCTCCGTGTACTGGAAACAGGGGAGTTTATCAGGGTGGGTTCTTCCAAGGTGCAGAAAACAGATGTACGCGTGATCACGGCTACCAACCGCGATCTGCTGGATTATACACAACAGGGTAAGTTCAGGGAAGACCTGTACTACCGTTTGAATACCGTGCCTATCCGGGTACCTTCATTACGCGACAGGAAGGAAGACATTCCCCTCCTGTTCCGCAAGTTCTGCCTTGACTTTGCCGAGAGATATAAGACGACTTCCATCCAGCTGGATGAAGAAGCACGTAATATCCTCGTGAATTACCTGTGGAGAGGAAATGTGCGTGAGCTGAAGAATATGGCAGAACAGATTTCCGTACTGGCGCATGATAAACTGATTACCGCGCGGGAGCTGAGACGATTCCTGCCGGAGCAGCCTGAAACACCACGCCTGCCTATGCTGGCAGCACCGCAGCCGAAGGCTAACGGGGATTTTTCGAATGAAAGGGATATCCTCTACAAGTTGTTTTTCGACATGAAGAAGGATGTGACAGAACTGAAGAAGATGTTCTTTGAGGTACTGCAGAACCCTAACCTGGCGCATGCATCTTCGTCTAACTTCCAGGATAACCATGTGCTGCATAGTTTTCATCCACAACCGGAAGTGACTACGAATGTAACGTCAACTGCTATTGCGGCACCGCAACAACCGATCATTATCCAGGACAATAATAAGATAGACCTGCACGAGGAAGTAGAGGAGACACTCTCTATTGCTGACAAGGAGAAAGAACTGATTGTAAAAGCGCTGAAAAAACACAAGGGCAAGCGAAAAGATGCCGCGCTGGATCTGGGCATTTCAGAGAGAACGCTGTATAGGAAACTGAAGGAATACAACATTAACGAATAA
- a CDS encoding lysozyme: MNLGDKGETLIKHYEKCRLSAYQDSKGVWTIGWGNTRYIDDSPVLKGDVLTQDGADELFLVIVKGFVNDVNKLTKGVVLKQNQFDALVSFAYNVGSDMNNNGIAEGLGDSSLLKLVKANPKDPKIAAEFLKWNMSGGKVLDGLTRRRKSEANLYTNNTLEYYEK, translated from the coding sequence ATGAATTTAGGAGATAAAGGAGAAACGCTGATAAAGCATTATGAAAAGTGCCGCCTGTCGGCATACCAGGATAGCAAGGGTGTGTGGACAATCGGTTGGGGCAATACCCGCTATATCGATGACTCCCCTGTACTGAAAGGCGATGTACTGACGCAGGACGGCGCAGATGAATTATTCTTAGTAATTGTAAAAGGGTTCGTAAACGATGTAAACAAACTGACTAAAGGCGTTGTGCTGAAACAAAATCAATTTGATGCATTGGTATCTTTTGCTTACAACGTAGGCAGTGATATGAACAATAACGGCATTGCAGAAGGGCTTGGAGACAGCAGCCTGTTAAAGCTGGTAAAAGCGAATCCTAAAGATCCTAAGATAGCCGCTGAGTTCCTGAAATGGAACATGAGCGGTGGCAAAGTACTGGACGGCCTGACCAGGAGAAGGAAGTCCGAAGCAAACCTGTATACAAATAATACGCTGGAGTATTATGAAAAATAA
- a CDS encoding GNAT family N-acetyltransferase, producing the protein MTIRKIQARDNQMLGTVIRQVFKEFGIDRPGTAYYDPELFSLSTLFETPGSAYWVAEIDGELVGGGGIFPTKGLDSTCVELVKFYLLPKARGKGFGKELLLHCCAGAKEMGYQSIYLETMPELTSAVPLYEKTGFRHLSAPSGCSGHFACSIWMQKELV; encoded by the coding sequence ATGACAATCAGAAAAATACAAGCCAGAGACAACCAAATGCTCGGCACAGTCATCCGGCAGGTATTCAAAGAATTCGGTATTGACCGCCCGGGAACCGCTTATTACGACCCTGAATTATTTTCATTGTCCACCCTTTTTGAAACACCTGGTTCCGCTTACTGGGTCGCTGAAATCGATGGCGAACTGGTTGGCGGCGGTGGTATCTTCCCTACCAAAGGACTGGATAGCACCTGCGTAGAACTGGTGAAATTCTACCTGCTACCCAAAGCAAGAGGAAAAGGATTTGGGAAGGAATTACTTTTACATTGTTGCGCCGGTGCAAAAGAAATGGGCTACCAGTCCATCTACCTGGAAACAATGCCTGAATTAACCAGTGCTGTACCCTTATACGAAAAAACAGGGTTCCGCCATTTATCAGCACCTTCAGGCTGCTCCGGTCACTTTGCATGCAGCATCTGGATGCAAAAAGAACTGGTGTAA
- the miaB gene encoding tRNA (N6-isopentenyl adenosine(37)-C2)-methylthiotransferase MiaB, whose translation MLDQVTKVHDENRQGEAYAPEAADIQTYTKKFYIESYGCQMNFNDSEIVASILKEEGYGPTRNVEEASLVLLNTCSIREKAETTVRKRLTEFQKVKQRNPELLVGVLGCMAERLKAKLLEEEKLVDMVVGPDAYRTLPALIEEAETGQKAVNVLLSREETYDDISPVRLDSNGVTAFVSIMRGCNNMCSFCVVPFTRGRERSRDYRSILQEATDLFQKGYREVTLLGQNVDSYYWVNPVNDNETVTFANLMEKVAQISPLLRVRFSTSHPKDITDEVLHVMAKYENICNYIHLPLQSGSNRILQLMNRTYTREWYMKKVDRVRELLPDCGISTDVITGFCTETEEDHQETMEVMAYSRYDLAYMFFYSERPGTLAARRYQDDVPDDVKKRRLAEVVELHRGQSLASMQQDVGKTFKVLVEGTSKRSEDQLFGRTGHNKVIVFPKENYKKCDYVWVKVDSCTSGTLIGTATGMA comes from the coding sequence ATGCTGGATCAGGTAACAAAAGTGCATGACGAAAACCGGCAGGGCGAGGCTTACGCTCCTGAGGCTGCAGATATTCAGACTTATACCAAGAAATTCTACATAGAAAGTTATGGTTGCCAGATGAACTTTAATGATAGTGAAATCGTGGCTTCCATCCTGAAAGAGGAAGGATATGGCCCTACCCGCAATGTGGAGGAGGCCAGCCTGGTGCTGCTCAATACCTGTTCCATCAGGGAAAAGGCGGAAACGACTGTGCGTAAAAGGCTCACTGAGTTCCAAAAGGTAAAGCAGCGCAATCCGGAACTCCTGGTAGGTGTACTTGGCTGCATGGCAGAAAGACTGAAAGCCAAACTGTTAGAAGAAGAAAAACTGGTGGACATGGTTGTAGGACCAGATGCCTACCGTACCCTCCCTGCCCTGATTGAAGAAGCCGAAACCGGCCAGAAAGCAGTGAACGTGCTGCTGAGCCGTGAGGAAACTTATGACGACATCAGCCCTGTAAGACTGGATTCAAATGGCGTAACGGCCTTTGTATCCATCATGCGTGGTTGTAATAATATGTGTTCGTTCTGCGTAGTACCATTTACCCGTGGTCGTGAACGCAGCCGTGACTACCGTTCTATTCTCCAGGAAGCCACCGACCTTTTCCAGAAAGGTTATCGTGAGGTAACCCTCCTGGGCCAGAATGTAGATTCCTACTACTGGGTAAACCCCGTGAATGATAATGAGACGGTAACTTTTGCCAACCTGATGGAAAAGGTAGCGCAGATCAGTCCATTGCTGCGGGTACGGTTCAGTACCAGTCATCCGAAAGACATTACGGACGAGGTATTGCATGTGATGGCAAAGTACGAGAACATCTGTAATTATATTCACCTGCCGTTGCAAAGCGGCAGTAACAGGATATTGCAGCTCATGAACCGTACTTATACCCGTGAATGGTACATGAAGAAAGTAGACCGCGTCCGTGAATTACTGCCTGACTGTGGGATCTCTACCGACGTGATTACCGGCTTCTGTACAGAAACTGAAGAAGATCACCAGGAAACGATGGAAGTAATGGCGTATTCCCGGTATGACCTGGCATACATGTTCTTTTACTCCGAGCGCCCGGGTACCCTGGCCGCCCGCCGTTACCAGGACGATGTACCGGATGATGTGAAGAAGAGAAGACTGGCTGAGGTAGTGGAACTACACCGGGGACAATCACTGGCCAGCATGCAGCAGGATGTAGGCAAAACTTTCAAGGTACTGGTAGAAGGTACTTCCAAAAGATCAGAAGATCAGCTGTTTGGAAGAACCGGGCATAATAAGGTGATTGTTTTTCCTAAAGAGAATTACAAAAAGTGTGACTACGTTTGGGTGAAAGTAGATAGCTGTACCTCCGGCACCCTGATCGGTACCGCAACAGGAATGGCATAA
- a CDS encoding DUF922 domain-containing protein: MKRLIFNISFIFLTACSSMKHSESVQKEEAIQWTPTYKLSWTDYKGKPGRDQDEHIAARTNCRFGIKISGTHVDVTSEFICARSNVRPGQQTPSLLAHEQLHFDLCEVYARLLRKELGKAPLTNANVAAISRDAFLKYYDAYKQRQIIYDHETRHGLNQDQQKLWNAQVATALADLAAYAE; this comes from the coding sequence ATGAAACGGCTCATATTTAACATTTCGTTTATCTTTTTGACAGCTTGCTCCTCTATGAAGCATTCAGAATCAGTTCAAAAGGAAGAGGCGATCCAATGGACTCCTACCTACAAGCTGAGCTGGACGGATTATAAAGGGAAGCCTGGCCGGGACCAGGATGAGCATATTGCCGCCAGGACCAATTGCCGTTTCGGCATTAAGATAAGTGGTACCCATGTCGACGTAACGAGTGAATTTATCTGCGCAAGAAGTAATGTTCGCCCCGGACAACAAACTCCTTCCCTGCTTGCACATGAACAATTACATTTTGACCTCTGCGAGGTATATGCCAGGTTATTGCGGAAAGAACTGGGCAAGGCTCCACTGACCAATGCGAATGTAGCAGCAATATCCAGAGACGCTTTTCTGAAGTATTATGATGCCTATAAGCAAAGGCAAATCATATATGACCATGAAACCCGGCACGGGCTTAATCAGGACCAACAAAAATTATGGAACGCGCAGGTAGCCACTGCACTGGCAGATCTGGCTGCATATGCAGAATAG
- a CDS encoding response regulator transcription factor: MPVTIMLADDHRLFTSAIRHLISADPALHVTHVAANGLELLELLCARLPDIVLIDINMPVMNGLDTTRLIRDRYPRVKVIIVSGYNDAHLIDQAIDAGARGYLLKDCNAEDLYHTIHLVHSGQTCFPFRPHLPVQNFETDNAFLQQFNLTRREKEILLLISRQHTNQQIADHLHLSIYTIETHRKNIMKKLQLKTPAALMKFILTHPCHSVIFGFYCLVLLS, from the coding sequence ATGCCTGTTACCATTATGCTGGCGGATGATCACCGGCTTTTTACCTCCGCCATCCGCCATCTCATCAGCGCTGATCCGGCCCTCCATGTCACCCACGTTGCGGCCAATGGCCTGGAACTCCTGGAACTGCTTTGTGCCCGGCTCCCCGACATTGTACTGATAGACATCAATATGCCTGTCATGAATGGGTTAGATACCACCCGCCTGATCCGGGATCGCTATCCCAGGGTAAAAGTGATTATTGTGAGCGGCTACAATGATGCCCACCTGATTGACCAGGCCATAGATGCCGGCGCCAGGGGCTACCTGCTTAAAGACTGCAATGCAGAAGACCTGTATCATACTATTCACCTGGTGCATTCGGGGCAGACCTGTTTTCCATTCCGCCCTCACCTGCCCGTTCAGAATTTTGAAACGGACAATGCATTTTTGCAGCAATTTAACCTTACCCGGCGGGAGAAGGAGATCCTCCTGCTCATCAGCCGGCAACATACCAATCAGCAGATTGCCGATCACCTGCACCTCAGTATATATACCATTGAGACCCACCGAAAAAACATTATGAAAAAACTTCAACTCAAGACCCCGGCGGCTCTCATGAAGTTTATACTCACTCATCCATGCCATTCTGTCATTTTCGGATTTTATTGCTTAGTTTTGCTTTCCTAA
- a CDS encoding Calx-beta domain-containing protein, with protein sequence MQRNLFCASAIACVMLSAISCKKDDTTTQPTVALSATSQTVSEAAGTASITITLPSAQSTDVTIKATLGGTAILNGDYQVSTDTTLTIAAGSTSAILTFEIFDDEVVESDKTINVTFSSSNATLSNSTASVTITDNDSDQSADGLVSELTWDAGSLADMDLYLANNVTITDNTVTDYNLLSGSTNTSGFESLLLSNDLDDADYYVLVYFAEGAREVTYTLTNRASGNTVYEDTYSFTADEVGGAYFYGPFTKSGTAYSIGKTANSVLWDVKLVEPHWHKGKIAK encoded by the coding sequence ATGCAAAGAAATCTATTTTGCGCTTCTGCGATTGCGTGTGTGATGCTGTCCGCTATCTCCTGTAAAAAAGACGACACTACAACCCAGCCAACAGTTGCGCTCAGCGCCACATCGCAAACGGTGAGCGAAGCAGCCGGCACTGCAAGTATTACCATTACCCTGCCTTCTGCTCAAAGCACGGATGTAACTATCAAGGCTACACTGGGCGGTACGGCTATCTTAAACGGAGACTACCAGGTGAGTACCGACACTACCTTAACCATTGCGGCAGGTAGTACTTCCGCGATTTTAACTTTCGAAATCTTTGACGACGAAGTGGTGGAAAGTGACAAAACTATCAATGTAACTTTCAGCAGCAGCAATGCTACGCTGAGCAATTCTACTGCTTCCGTTACCATCACTGACAATGACAGCGATCAATCTGCTGATGGCCTCGTGTCCGAACTGACCTGGGATGCAGGTAGCCTGGCAGACATGGATCTTTACCTCGCTAATAATGTAACGATCACTGATAATACAGTGACTGATTACAACCTCTTATCAGGCAGTACCAACACGAGTGGTTTTGAGTCACTGTTGCTAAGCAATGACCTGGATGATGCGGATTATTACGTGCTGGTGTATTTTGCGGAAGGTGCAAGAGAAGTGACTTATACGCTTACCAACAGGGCATCTGGTAATACAGTGTATGAAGACACTTACAGCTTTACGGCTGATGAAGTGGGTGGAGCTTATTTCTACGGTCCGTTTACCAAAAGCGGTACGGCTTATAGTATAGGCAAAACGGCTAATTCAGTATTGTGGGATGTGAAGCTGGTGGAACCACACTGGCATAAAGGGAAGATTGCGAAATAA
- a CDS encoding glycoside hydrolase family 28 protein, whose amino-acid sequence MKPLLIAFILCITHSLNAQVKTHVPTIDEVGPGRMPATIAPVKAPFPMPAFKIPAFPKYTITIKDSKEIQQAINTVHAHGGGTVIIPAGNWHAPRISLLSNVNLHLDEHAVLNFSGEIADYQPVVFTRTEGVEVMSLGACIYANGQEHIALTGKGKIVGPPKDCAVRKQMMRQDVVENVISANRPVAERVYDGHDGGPVYLPFFVSTINCKNVFIEGIQLENTPFWNIVPIYCDHVIIRGVTVNSVGIPSGDGIDIESSRNVLIEYCTLSCGDDCFTMKAGRGEDGLRIGKPTENVVVRFCLARQGHGGITVGSETAAMIRNLYVHDAVFDDTGVGLRFKTRRPRGGGGEHLYYERIRMRIQQDAFRWDMLGTRMYVGALADRLPALAVNKLTPVYRNIHAKDIVIDSARALLRIDGIPESPMTDFSLENATVHCAKVIQSADAMNLRIAHAKIYSADTLLSFIDTRNVTFQDVQFITPANKIVTSITGELSDNIEFKHTIPVRPADWRSNTFKK is encoded by the coding sequence ATGAAACCATTACTGATAGCCTTTATCCTCTGTATAACCCATTCCTTAAATGCCCAGGTAAAAACCCATGTTCCCACGATTGACGAAGTAGGGCCAGGCAGGATGCCGGCTACTATTGCACCTGTGAAAGCACCATTTCCCATGCCGGCTTTTAAGATCCCGGCCTTTCCAAAATATACCATCACCATTAAAGACAGCAAAGAGATTCAGCAGGCCATCAATACCGTTCATGCTCATGGTGGCGGCACGGTGATCATCCCTGCGGGCAACTGGCATGCACCCCGTATCAGCCTGCTTTCTAACGTGAACCTGCACCTGGATGAACATGCGGTATTGAATTTCAGCGGGGAAATTGCAGATTATCAACCGGTGGTGTTTACACGTACAGAAGGCGTGGAAGTGATGTCACTGGGTGCCTGTATTTATGCGAACGGACAGGAACATATTGCGCTGACAGGAAAAGGGAAGATCGTGGGGCCGCCAAAGGATTGTGCAGTGCGCAAACAAATGATGCGGCAGGATGTGGTGGAGAACGTGATCAGTGCCAACAGACCTGTGGCAGAAAGAGTATATGACGGGCATGATGGAGGACCGGTTTACCTGCCCTTCTTTGTCTCAACCATTAATTGTAAAAACGTATTTATTGAGGGCATACAGCTGGAGAATACTCCTTTCTGGAATATTGTACCCATCTATTGCGACCATGTAATTATAAGGGGTGTTACAGTCAATTCTGTGGGCATTCCAAGCGGCGACGGGATCGATATTGAAAGCAGCAGGAATGTGCTGATTGAATACTGTACCCTAAGCTGCGGAGATGATTGTTTTACGATGAAAGCAGGCAGAGGGGAAGATGGGTTGCGGATCGGCAAACCGACAGAAAATGTAGTGGTACGTTTTTGTCTTGCGCGCCAGGGTCATGGCGGGATCACGGTAGGGAGTGAAACGGCGGCGATGATCAGGAACCTGTATGTACACGATGCAGTATTTGATGATACGGGTGTAGGACTGCGTTTTAAAACAAGAAGACCACGGGGTGGTGGTGGTGAACATCTCTATTATGAACGAATTCGGATGCGTATTCAGCAGGATGCTTTCAGGTGGGATATGCTGGGCACCAGGATGTATGTAGGTGCACTGGCTGACAGGTTGCCTGCTTTGGCCGTGAATAAATTAACGCCTGTTTACAGGAACATTCATGCAAAGGATATTGTGATTGACAGCGCCAGGGCTTTGCTGCGGATTGATGGTATTCCGGAATCACCGATGACCGATTTCTCATTAGAAAATGCAACAGTACATTGTGCGAAGGTGATTCAAAGTGCAGATGCCATGAATCTGCGTATTGCACATGCAAAGATCTATAGTGCGGACACCTTGCTGTCTTTTATTGATACGAGGAATGTGACTTTCCAGGATGTGCAGTTCATTACACCCGCAAATAAGATTGTGACCAGCATTACTGGTGAGCTGAGTGATAATATTGAGTTTAAGCATACGATACCTGTGCGGCCTGCAGACTGGCGTTCAAATACCTTTAAAAAATAA
- a CDS encoding helix-turn-helix domain-containing protein, which translates to MSEQLETLTDFYRERSYIQFPFSTTDVGKGKSHFNVNARKYCNFKTPYNRRDFYKITLILGVGEINYNGHTTLVDRPALLIPCPSVPYSWNSISAEQDGYYCLFNQEFFNEHYQFDIFKRSPLFKAWSEPVIFLDDKLLALVKIYFEQMLEMAHGDYTFKYEAIRNLLCLLMHALLVDKPAASLSSGEVSASSRLLRSFDELLHQQFPLDSPENPLTMRSAADFAKALNVHVNHLNYVIKSITGNTTTAIIKNRILEEAKTLLLNTQWDISEVGYCLGFEEPAHFNNFFKKSTGTTPLHYRQTTRIALI; encoded by the coding sequence ATGAGCGAGCAACTGGAGACATTGACTGATTTTTACCGGGAACGGTCTTACATACAATTTCCTTTCAGTACTACAGATGTTGGAAAAGGAAAATCTCATTTCAATGTCAACGCACGTAAGTACTGCAATTTCAAAACGCCCTATAACAGGAGGGACTTTTACAAGATCACCCTCATCCTTGGTGTGGGCGAGATCAATTATAATGGTCATACCACCCTGGTAGACCGCCCTGCGCTCCTCATACCCTGCCCCTCAGTTCCCTACTCCTGGAACAGCATTTCAGCAGAACAGGATGGCTACTACTGCCTCTTTAACCAGGAATTCTTCAACGAACATTACCAGTTCGACATCTTCAAACGCTCTCCATTATTTAAGGCCTGGAGTGAACCGGTCATCTTCCTGGACGATAAACTGCTGGCATTAGTGAAGATCTATTTTGAGCAGATGCTGGAAATGGCCCATGGTGATTACACCTTTAAATATGAGGCCATCCGGAACCTCCTCTGCCTGCTGATGCATGCCCTGCTGGTAGATAAGCCGGCAGCCAGCCTCTCATCCGGCGAGGTATCCGCTTCCTCCCGTCTGCTCAGGAGTTTCGATGAGCTGTTGCACCAGCAATTCCCACTGGATTCTCCAGAAAATCCATTGACCATGCGCTCTGCGGCAGACTTTGCCAAAGCCCTTAATGTGCATGTGAATCATTTGAATTATGTAATCAAGAGCATTACGGGCAATACTACTACAGCCATTATTAAGAACCGGATACTGGAAGAAGCCAAGACATTATTGTTGAATACGCAATGGGATATCTCAGAAGTAGGCTACTGTCTTGGGTTTGAAGAACCGGCTCATTTTAATAACTTTTTCAAGAAATCTACGGGAACCACGCCTTTACATTACAGGCAGACCACCAGGATCGCGCTTATTTGA
- a CDS encoding MFS transporter: MLQSASVARKRFATILAFICIPLSGFITDIYLPSFPAMAKDLGVSADKIQLTLTCFFMSYGVSQMFVGSLLDSLGRYRPSLISLGVLVLSSFLIGITHSVALICFLRVVQGTATAFVIVGKRAFFVDLYEGDERKHYLSYLTITWSLGPIVAPFLGGFLQQYLNWQANFYFLAIYALIMFILELAFSGETLVHKKPLELKLIRDNYAHMLSNSTFLLGIVILGLSYSVVMVFNIAGPFVIEKSFHYNSVVIGYCTLILGFSWMIGGIMSKRLINVDFNRKLVIAGFTQLTLTGMLLLTGAVMHELWWFVLFAFFIHICSGFLFTNLFTHSLVVFPQHAGLASGLMGGMVYIVTSFSSYVLSTTGRMTTAPDMSLRYVVMSAILTGAVIAVVRMRAAKTAAIA, encoded by the coding sequence ATGTTACAAAGCGCATCGGTAGCCAGAAAAAGGTTTGCGACCATATTAGCATTCATTTGCATCCCCTTGTCGGGATTTATTACAGACATTTATTTGCCTTCATTTCCAGCCATGGCAAAGGACCTGGGGGTATCAGCAGATAAGATCCAGTTGACCCTCACCTGTTTTTTCATGAGTTATGGTGTTTCACAGATGTTCGTGGGTAGCCTGCTGGATAGCCTGGGCAGGTACAGGCCATCCCTGATCTCATTAGGGGTGTTAGTCCTGTCTTCATTTTTAATCGGGATTACCCATAGCGTGGCCCTGATCTGCTTTTTGCGGGTGGTACAGGGTACTGCAACCGCATTTGTAATCGTGGGCAAGCGTGCATTTTTCGTAGACTTATATGAAGGGGATGAGCGCAAACACTACCTCAGTTATCTCACCATCACCTGGTCTTTAGGGCCTATCGTAGCGCCTTTCTTAGGCGGTTTCTTACAGCAGTACCTGAACTGGCAGGCTAACTTTTACTTCCTGGCCATCTATGCGTTGATCATGTTTATACTGGAACTGGCTTTCAGTGGAGAGACCCTGGTGCATAAAAAGCCATTGGAACTGAAATTGATCCGGGATAACTATGCGCATATGCTTAGCAACAGCACTTTCCTGCTAGGTATCGTCATCTTAGGATTGAGTTACTCCGTAGTAATGGTATTCAACATTGCAGGACCATTTGTGATCGAAAAGAGTTTTCATTATAATTCAGTCGTGATCGGGTATTGCACTTTGATCTTAGGTTTTTCCTGGATGATAGGCGGGATTATGAGTAAGCGCCTGATCAATGTAGACTTCAACAGGAAGCTTGTCATAGCAGGGTTTACACAGCTGACCCTCACCGGGATGTTGCTGCTAACAGGCGCTGTGATGCATGAGTTATGGTGGTTCGTACTATTTGCATTTTTTATCCATATCTGTTCCGGTTTCCTCTTTACCAATCTCTTTACACATAGCCTGGTTGTATTCCCGCAGCATGCGGGTTTAGCAAGTGGATTGATGGGCGGAATGGTGTACATCGTCACTTCCTTCTCCAGTTATGTATTGTCAACTACAGGCAGGATGACTACGGCCCCGGATATGTCACTGCGATATGTAGTGATGTCAGCAATCCTGACAGGAGCGGTAATAGCAGTCGTTAGAATGCGTGCAGCAAAGACTGCCGCAATCGCCTGA